In Pseudomonas fluorescens, one genomic interval encodes:
- a CDS encoding VF530 family DNA-binding protein, producing MNDHTPDPLHGVTLEQILNALVAHYEWSGLAERIDIRCFKSDPSIKSSLTFLRKTPWAREKVERLYVKLMRTKRPL from the coding sequence ATGAACGACCACACTCCCGATCCGCTGCATGGCGTAACCCTTGAACAGATCCTCAATGCGCTGGTGGCGCATTACGAGTGGTCAGGGTTGGCCGAGCGCATCGATATCCGCTGCTTCAAGAGCGACCCGAGCATCAAGTCGAGCCTGACCTTCCTGCGCAAAACCCCGTGGGCGCGGGAGAAGGTCGAGCGCTTGTACGTGAAACTGATGCGCACCAAGCGTCCGCTCTGA
- a CDS encoding carbohydrate porin: MPDFSFSRDSAISALRLLGGCTALGFATYAQAAPAFDSDSPWMLGDWNGTRTELAEKGYDFKLDYTGEMGSNLHGGYDHDRTARYSDQFGLGTHLDLQKILGWDDAEFQLTITKRSGNNISNDRINDPRVGGFTSAQEVWGRGQTTRLTQMWYQQKFFDQKLDIKVGRFGEGEDFNSFPCDFQNLAFCGSQVGNWVGGIWYNWPVSQWALRVKYHLTPELYAQVGAYEQNPSNLDRGNGFKLSGSGTQGAVLPVELVWTPKLNGLPGEYRAGYYYSSAKASDVYKDQNGQPAALSGEAYRSASSKHGVWFGAQQQVTSLASDHSRGLSVFANATMHDKKTNAIDNYVQAGVVYKGPFDARAKDDIGFALARVHVNPAFRKNAEASNQAHAVYDYDDPSFLPPQDTEYSAELYYGVHVANWLTVRPNLQYIRHPGGVNEVDDALIAGIKIQSSF, translated from the coding sequence ATGCCTGATTTTTCCTTCTCCCGAGACAGCGCTATCTCAGCCCTGCGCCTGCTCGGCGGCTGCACCGCGCTCGGCTTCGCCACCTACGCCCAGGCGGCCCCCGCTTTCGACAGCGACTCACCGTGGATGCTCGGTGACTGGAACGGCACGCGTACCGAACTCGCGGAAAAAGGCTACGACTTCAAACTCGACTACACCGGCGAAATGGGCAGCAACCTGCACGGCGGCTACGACCACGATCGCACCGCGCGTTACAGCGACCAGTTCGGTCTGGGCACGCACCTGGACCTGCAAAAAATCCTTGGCTGGGACGACGCCGAGTTTCAGCTGACCATCACCAAGCGCAGCGGCAACAACATCAGCAACGACCGGATCAACGATCCACGCGTTGGCGGCTTCACCTCGGCCCAGGAAGTCTGGGGCCGTGGCCAGACCACGCGCCTGACGCAGATGTGGTACCAGCAGAAATTCTTCGACCAGAAGCTCGACATCAAGGTCGGCCGCTTCGGCGAAGGCGAAGACTTCAACAGCTTCCCGTGCGACTTCCAGAACCTGGCGTTCTGCGGCTCGCAGGTCGGCAACTGGGTCGGCGGCATCTGGTACAACTGGCCGGTCAGCCAATGGGCGCTGCGGGTCAAATATCACCTGACCCCAGAGTTGTACGCGCAGGTCGGCGCCTACGAGCAGAACCCGTCAAACCTCGATCGCGGCAACGGCTTCAAACTCAGCGGCAGCGGTACCCAAGGCGCCGTGTTGCCGGTGGAACTGGTGTGGACGCCGAAGCTCAACGGCCTGCCGGGCGAATACCGGGCCGGTTACTACTACAGCAGCGCCAAGGCCTCTGACGTCTATAAAGACCAGAACGGCCAGCCCGCCGCACTGAGCGGCGAAGCCTACCGCAGCGCGTCGAGCAAACACGGCGTGTGGTTCGGTGCGCAGCAGCAAGTCACCAGCCTCGCCAGCGACCACTCGCGCGGCTTGAGCGTGTTTGCCAACGCGACGATGCACGACAAGAAAACCAACGCGATCGACAACTACGTGCAGGCCGGCGTGGTCTACAAAGGCCCGTTCGATGCCCGCGCCAAGGACGACATCGGTTTCGCCCTGGCCCGCGTCCACGTCAACCCGGCCTTCCGCAAGAACGCCGAAGCGAGCAATCAGGCGCACGCCGTCTACGACTATGACGACCCGTCCTTCCTGCCGCCGCAGGACACCGAATACAGCGCCGAACTGTATTACGGCGTGCACGTTGCCAACTGGCTGACCGTGCGCCCGAACCTGCAATACATCCGCCATCCGGGCGGCGTGAACGAGGTCGATGACGCACTGATCGCGGGGATCAAGATCCAGTCGTCGTTCTAA